In the genome of Candidatus Campbellbacteria bacterium, one region contains:
- the gatC gene encoding Asp-tRNA(Asn)/Glu-tRNA(Gln) amidotransferase subunit GatC, which yields MSISKADIEKLAQLARIELPEGEKESLAKDMDAIIAFVDELKGAKVNLDDHTSVGVPHNVLREDAHPHESGVYTEALLNNAPTREGNFVKVKNIL from the coding sequence ATGAGTATTTCTAAAGCAGATATTGAAAAACTTGCACAACTTGCCCGTATAGAGCTTCCTGAAGGTGAAAAAGAATCCTTGGCAAAAGACATGGACGCCATTATTGCGTTTGTGGACGAGCTCAAGGGCGCCAAGGTGAACTTGGATGACCACACATCGGTCGGTGTGCCACATAATGTGCTTCGTGAAGACGCACATCCGCACGAAAGTGGGGTATACACTGAAGCACTTTTGAATAATGCGCCTACTCGCGAAGGCAACTTTGTGAAGGTAAAAAATATTCTATGA
- the ligA gene encoding NAD-dependent DNA ligase LigA — MAPVHVQKKYQKLLSEVRKHGRLYHELDAPEISDEAYDALVRELLLLEQKYPELKVADTPTEKVGGTASEAFAKVRHEVSQYSFDNVFSHDELVEWDAKVKRFLEKEGVKQKPTYCAELKIDGLKVVLTYKKGTLILAATRGDGEIGENITHSARVISSIPQTLKKPIDIIAVGEVWLAEKELHRINLEKEKNGEPPFVNTRNAAAGSLRQLDADVTASRKLETFIYDIEKISSQDTPTQIEELQTLKRLGFAVNPFHQLCTGVDDIETYYKDALQKRSSLPYHIDGVVIKVNEKELQRSLGFTAKAPRFGVAYKFPAQQVTTIVEDIVLQVGRTGVLTPVAHLKPVFVGGASVSRATLHNEDFIGDLDIRIGDTVVLQRAGDVIPEVVQVLKDLRTGKEKVWKFPTHVALCGGDGSVERVVGQAAWKCKYAGSFVQNKRRFEHFVGKHAFDIDGLGKEQVKVFLENGIISDFADIFTITKGDLLSLPRFAEKSADNLITSIEKAKKVSLARLLIGLSIEHVGEETAIDIAKHFKTLEKIQSASREELEALDGVGEIVAQSVYKWFRNAENKKLLKKLLRYVTVEATSYKLQATKLSGKTFVLTGTLATLSRDEAKGLIRANGGIVSSSVSKNTSYVVAGSDPGTKFADAQKLGVKIISESEFKNILS; from the coding sequence ATGGCCCCTGTCCACGTTCAAAAAAAGTACCAAAAACTTCTCTCCGAGGTGCGCAAACACGGTCGTTTGTACCACGAGCTTGATGCTCCTGAAATCAGTGACGAAGCGTACGATGCGCTTGTGCGTGAACTTTTGTTGTTAGAACAAAAATATCCGGAACTAAAAGTTGCCGACACACCAACAGAAAAAGTGGGAGGTACCGCATCAGAGGCGTTTGCAAAAGTACGACATGAGGTTTCGCAGTATTCTTTTGACAACGTGTTCTCGCACGATGAACTTGTGGAGTGGGATGCGAAAGTTAAGCGATTCCTTGAAAAAGAAGGAGTGAAACAAAAACCAACCTATTGTGCGGAACTTAAAATTGATGGACTCAAGGTGGTGCTCACGTACAAGAAAGGTACATTGATTCTTGCTGCAACACGAGGTGATGGAGAAATTGGAGAAAATATTACACACTCGGCTCGCGTAATTTCGTCTATTCCGCAGACACTCAAGAAACCCATTGACATTATTGCAGTCGGAGAGGTGTGGCTTGCTGAAAAAGAATTGCACCGCATCAATCTTGAAAAAGAAAAAAATGGAGAACCGCCTTTTGTAAATACTCGAAATGCTGCCGCGGGCTCTTTGCGCCAACTTGATGCGGACGTTACCGCTTCACGCAAACTAGAAACGTTCATCTATGATATTGAGAAAATTTCTTCTCAAGACACACCGACCCAAATCGAAGAACTACAAACACTGAAACGTCTTGGATTTGCTGTAAATCCTTTTCACCAATTATGCACAGGTGTCGATGATATTGAAACATATTACAAAGATGCTCTACAAAAACGCTCATCGTTGCCGTATCACATTGATGGGGTGGTGATTAAAGTGAATGAAAAAGAACTCCAACGCTCCCTTGGTTTTACCGCAAAAGCACCGCGCTTTGGCGTTGCGTATAAGTTTCCAGCACAACAGGTAACAACCATTGTTGAAGATATTGTGTTACAGGTTGGCCGTACAGGTGTTTTAACGCCCGTAGCGCACTTAAAACCCGTTTTTGTGGGAGGTGCCTCTGTCTCTCGAGCAACGCTTCATAATGAGGATTTTATAGGGGATTTAGACATTCGTATTGGCGATACGGTGGTTTTGCAACGTGCAGGAGACGTTATTCCTGAGGTTGTTCAGGTTCTCAAGGATTTACGTACGGGAAAAGAAAAAGTGTGGAAGTTTCCAACACACGTTGCCTTGTGTGGCGGAGATGGTTCAGTTGAACGTGTTGTCGGACAAGCTGCATGGAAGTGCAAATACGCGGGTTCGTTTGTGCAAAACAAAAGACGATTTGAACATTTTGTCGGCAAGCACGCCTTTGACATTGATGGTCTAGGAAAGGAGCAGGTAAAAGTATTTTTAGAGAATGGGATTATTTCTGATTTTGCGGATATTTTTACGATTACCAAAGGAGATTTGTTAAGTTTGCCGAGATTTGCAGAAAAATCCGCAGATAATTTGATTACATCAATTGAAAAAGCAAAAAAAGTATCACTTGCGCGATTGTTGATTGGACTTTCCATTGAACACGTCGGTGAAGAAACGGCAATTGATATTGCAAAGCATTTTAAAACGTTAGAAAAAATACAAAGTGCATCACGAGAGGAACTAGAAGCACTTGATGGGGTGGGGGAGATTGTGGCGCAATCGGTATACAAATGGTTTAGGAATGCGGAGAACAAAAAACTTCTCAAAAAACTTTTAAGGTACGTTACTGTGGAAGCTACAAGCTACAAGCTACAAGCTACCAAGCTTTCGGGTAAAACATTTGTGCTGACCGGGACACTCGCAACACTTTCACGTGACGAAGCCAAGGGGCTAATTCGCGCGAATGGTGGAATAGTTTCAAGTTCCGTTTCAAAAAATACGAGCTATGTTGTTGCGGGGTCTGACCCAGGAACTAAGTTCGCGGACGCCCAGAAACTTGGCGTGAAAATTATTTCTGAAAGCGAGTTCAAAAATATTCTTTCATAA
- a CDS encoding type II secretion system GspH family protein, giving the protein MKHKTNNKKQESNCYMLHATRHMNAGFTLVEMIVALFIFSIVMIVAATAVISMLDANRKAQATKTVMNNLNFSLDAMTRAIRVGGGYSCSATPGDALADCASGSEIFSFNDTDSAPVVPVTYKLATTVEGRGQIMRDREGGGFLPVTSPDVNVTTLKFYLENDGGQPRVLIIMRGTAGKTPRTEVAFNLQTLITQRFLER; this is encoded by the coding sequence ATGAAACACAAAACAAATAACAAAAAACAAGAATCAAATTGCTACATGCTACATGCTACACGCCACATGAATGCTGGTTTCACGCTCGTAGAAATGATTGTTGCGCTTTTTATCTTTTCTATTGTGATGATTGTTGCTGCAACTGCAGTAATAAGCATGCTTGATGCAAACAGAAAGGCGCAGGCAACAAAAACGGTCATGAACAATCTCAATTTTTCACTTGATGCCATGACGCGCGCCATTCGTGTGGGAGGAGGTTATTCATGTTCAGCAACACCAGGTGATGCGCTTGCAGACTGTGCGAGTGGCTCTGAAATATTTTCTTTCAACGATACCGACAGCGCGCCCGTCGTACCAGTGACGTATAAATTAGCAACAACAGTAGAGGGTAGAGGACAAATTATGCGCGACCGAGAAGGTGGGGGTTTTCTTCCCGTGACTTCTCCAGACGTTAATGTTACTACGCTCAAATTTTATCTTGAGAATGATGGTGGACAGCCACGAGTGCTTATTATTATGCGTGGAACTGCAGGAAAAACACCCAGAACAGAGGTAGCCTTCAATTTACAGACACTCATAACACAGAGATTTTTGGAGAGATAG
- a CDS encoding type II secretion system GspH family protein — MKHKTNNKIQEPNCYMLHATRYMNAGFTLMELIVTVSIFALISTVVLVRNSQFDNEVLLADVAYDVALSIRQAQNYGIHVLGQGTNFDNAYGVYFEAGTDATTYKLFLDLDGNYAYSSSPEETLETFTLGRGFTVARLCDFSTAKTCDSELENANIIFERPNPDAIINTVSGGVTRALGAVGIELVTPRGGSRLVVVESTGQISVSRLEEAPAGVEEVGI, encoded by the coding sequence ATGAAACACAAAACAAATAACAAAATACAAGAACCAAATTGCTACATGCTACATGCTACGCGCTACATGAATGCCGGGTTCACCCTCATGGAACTCATTGTAACGGTGAGTATTTTTGCCCTCATTTCCACCGTGGTTCTTGTGCGCAATAGTCAGTTTGATAACGAGGTGCTTCTTGCAGATGTGGCATATGATGTGGCGCTCTCTATTAGACAGGCGCAAAATTACGGTATTCATGTGCTGGGACAGGGTACTAATTTTGATAATGCATATGGTGTGTATTTTGAAGCAGGCACGGATGCCACAACATACAAACTCTTTCTCGATCTTGACGGTAATTACGCATATAGTAGTAGCCCAGAAGAAACCCTTGAAACATTTACGCTAGGACGTGGTTTCACCGTGGCGCGTTTATGTGATTTTTCAACCGCGAAAACATGCGACAGCGAGCTAGAAAATGCGAATATTATATTTGAACGCCCTAATCCAGATGCAATTATAAACACAGTCTCAGGTGGTGTAACAAGAGCGCTTGGTGCTGTCGGTATTGAATTAGTTACTCCACGCGGAGGAAGTCGGCTTGTTGTTGTGGAATCAACAGGACAAATTTCAGTTTCTCGATTGGAAGAAGCACCAGCGGGGGTAGAAGAGGTGGGGATTTAA
- a CDS encoding prepilin peptidase: MTFLSFFFIFCLGAIVGSFLNVVILRYNTGRTIAGRSGCAQCGAQLRWFELLPIGSFLIQKGKCRTCGSSISWQYPLVELLTAILFVLNYYRFGIENLTTFVFSLVIWALLVVILVYDMRHKIIPDAFVYAFIAFSFIALFLPAHTGESFASPSLNILLAGPLIALPFAFLWLVSGGRWMGFGDAKLALGIGWVLGITGGLSALFFAFWIGAVVSIVLVCVDYAQYAHACALSEVHGRFTMKSEVPFAPFLILGFAIVFFFNINLVAYLMG; encoded by the coding sequence ATGACATTTCTCTCGTTCTTCTTCATCTTTTGTCTCGGTGCAATTGTGGGGAGTTTTCTCAATGTCGTCATTCTTCGCTATAACACAGGACGAACTATTGCTGGTCGTTCAGGATGTGCACAGTGTGGAGCACAACTGCGTTGGTTTGAATTACTTCCTATCGGGAGCTTTCTCATACAAAAAGGGAAGTGTCGTACGTGTGGCTCATCAATTTCATGGCAATATCCTCTCGTTGAACTCCTCACAGCTATTTTGTTTGTTTTAAATTATTACCGTTTCGGTATTGAAAATCTAACAACTTTCGTTTTCTCACTCGTCATCTGGGCATTGCTTGTTGTGATACTTGTATACGATATGCGACACAAAATAATTCCAGATGCGTTTGTATATGCATTTATCGCTTTTTCGTTTATTGCGCTTTTTCTTCCCGCGCATACCGGAGAAAGTTTTGCTTCGCCGTCTCTGAATATTTTACTTGCCGGCCCACTCATTGCTCTGCCCTTTGCGTTTTTGTGGTTGGTATCTGGCGGGCGATGGATGGGATTTGGTGATGCAAAACTTGCACTCGGTATTGGGTGGGTCCTCGGAATTACAGGCGGACTCTCGGCGCTCTTTTTTGCATTTTGGATTGGCGCCGTGGTGAGCATTGTTCTTGTGTGTGTTGATTATGCTCAATATGCACATGCTTGTGCATTGTCTGAAGTGCACGGACGCTTTACAATGAAGAGTGAAGTTCCGTTTGCCCCCTTTCTTATTCTTGGTTTTGCAATTGTCTTTTTCTTCAACATAAATCTTGTGGCGTATTTAATGGGGTAG